The Synechococcus sp. MU1643 genome contains a region encoding:
- a CDS encoding DOMON-like domain-containing protein: MARSAVMLRQACRLIPFERSISPGVQISAELVWRREGWLELSYGILARAAKGIDVLKLPVGLNDGPQQGQRKDELWTTTCFEAFIAAPGEQRYWEVNLAANGDWAVYRFDGYRSGQTQQELSMPPTVRLQRGVHQLRLDARIALEPWWTPGVCPDLALTAVMDRGQEGLSHWALSHGRKADFHDRSTFLSA, translated from the coding sequence ATGGCGCGTTCAGCCGTGATGCTGCGTCAGGCCTGCCGCCTGATTCCCTTTGAACGGTCCATTTCACCGGGGGTCCAGATCAGCGCCGAGCTGGTGTGGAGGCGCGAGGGTTGGCTGGAACTCAGCTATGGGATTCTGGCCCGCGCGGCCAAGGGCATCGACGTCCTGAAGCTGCCGGTGGGACTGAACGATGGGCCCCAACAGGGGCAGCGCAAAGATGAGCTCTGGACCACCACCTGCTTCGAGGCATTCATCGCTGCCCCTGGAGAGCAGCGCTACTGGGAAGTGAATCTGGCTGCCAATGGCGATTGGGCGGTCTATCGCTTCGATGGCTACCGCAGTGGCCAAACTCAGCAGGAGCTGAGCATGCCCCCAACGGTGCGACTGCAACGCGGGGTGCACCAACTGCGGCTCGACGCCCGGATCGCGTTGGAGCCCTGGTGGACACCAGGCGTCTGTCCAGACCTGGCACTGACGGCTGTAATGGACCGCGGGCAGGAGGGTCTGAGCCATTGGGCCCTCAGCCACGGCCGCAAGGCGGACTTTCACGACCGCAGCACCTTTCTTTCAGCCTGA
- a CDS encoding phosphotransferase enzyme family protein translates to MTEALEAIADRFHPREGIKAIRSLGSGNVNETFLVTHEGQGGAFVMQRMNTNVFDRPDLVMQNLKALGDHMERRLASPPPQLKGRRWEVPRVVPCRREASPWIEQNGEFWRSITYIGAATTSDVIRDSAHAQEVGYGLGMFHHLISDLPTDQLADTLENFHVTPAYLQHFDAVARASDRLGPSERDACAFIEARRQSVDVLEAALARDELHHRPIHGDPKINNVMIDEASGQAIGLIDLDTVKPGLVHYDIGDCVRSCCNPAGEETLCLNDVRFDMELCEAILTGYLSVAGGFLSDWDLHYLPHCIRLIPMELGLRFLTDHLEGDVYFRCDRPGHNLQRALVQFRLTEAVEQQFNALEQLVARLKQQESPSL, encoded by the coding sequence ATGACCGAGGCCCTGGAAGCCATCGCCGATCGCTTCCATCCTCGCGAGGGGATTAAAGCCATTCGATCCCTTGGTTCAGGCAACGTCAACGAAACCTTCCTCGTGACCCACGAGGGACAGGGCGGAGCCTTCGTCATGCAACGCATGAACACAAATGTGTTCGATCGGCCTGACCTGGTGATGCAGAACCTGAAGGCCCTGGGCGATCACATGGAACGCCGTCTCGCCTCTCCACCCCCACAACTGAAGGGGAGGCGCTGGGAAGTGCCCAGGGTCGTTCCCTGTCGGCGAGAGGCCTCCCCCTGGATCGAACAGAACGGAGAGTTCTGGCGCTCCATCACCTACATCGGCGCAGCGACCACCAGCGATGTCATCCGGGACAGTGCCCACGCCCAGGAAGTGGGGTACGGGCTGGGAATGTTCCACCACCTGATCAGCGATCTGCCCACCGATCAACTGGCGGACACCCTCGAAAATTTCCACGTCACGCCGGCCTACCTCCAACACTTCGATGCCGTCGCCAGGGCCTCAGACCGACTGGGGCCTTCTGAACGTGACGCCTGCGCCTTCATCGAAGCGCGTCGCCAGAGCGTCGATGTTCTGGAAGCAGCCCTCGCCCGCGACGAACTCCATCACCGGCCCATCCACGGAGACCCGAAGATCAACAACGTGATGATCGATGAGGCCAGCGGCCAGGCGATCGGCTTGATCGATCTGGACACCGTCAAACCGGGGCTCGTTCACTACGACATCGGCGACTGTGTGCGCTCCTGCTGCAATCCAGCCGGTGAGGAAACCCTCTGCCTCAACGATGTGCGCTTCGACATGGAGCTCTGTGAGGCGATCCTCACCGGCTACCTATCCGTGGCTGGTGGTTTCCTGAGTGACTGGGACCTGCACTATCTGCCCCACTGCATCCGCCTGATCCCCATGGAGCTTGGCCTGCGCTTTCTGACGGATCATTTGGAGGGCGATGTGTATTTCCGCTGCGATCGACCCGGGCACAACCTGCAACGGGCCCTGGTGCAGTTCCGACTGACCGAAGCGGTTGAGCAGCAGTTCAACGCACTGGAGCAACTGGTTGCGCGGCTGAAGCAGCAGGAAAGCCCAAGCCTCTGA